The window aaatttattaaattttgagcttatctatattattataaaagcatgaatacaatgtcgatttacaaaaataaccttaaaatattaAGCATAATGACTCAtgataaaaggacataaccggaattctagatattagccttataatacTATTAGTTTTAGGATATAATACTACACATTAGGAATcatacatgattacctttaggaatcctattagtataattactctcgggctgtctaattcatataaattgaacaagtaaatatcatTAGTCATGTAATcttattacttttaggatatacttcttaaaaattcctattactaatttaatttgaaaatgtattataatgtcctattactaatttaatttgagaatgtattatattgtccaaatccatttagaaaaaatgagagcctatattattataaaatcataaatacaatattaatacatcaaaatagccctaaaatatgaAACAGAAtaactcatagggaaaggacattactgcaataacctattttttggactataataccttttatgctaatttttaatatttaatattttaaattaataaaactttgtctattaaattctcattaaaaatatgtaggaagttttaataaaatcaatttcataagaatctttcgtattggcaatacattaccactaCATAATGTCGaatacaaagaaaaaataaaagtaatattaaatagactgcataaagagttgaaattgagaaaacaatatccccacgataatatattttatattatatttgaattatgttcctactcaaataatatatttttaatcaatttttcgtgtaatattaaaaaatactcaattattaaacaacaactaagaaaatatttaagaatataaatgtgcgagaaagagaaaaaaaaaaggttggtaagagtcaataccactaatgattctacaatcataaagatctaaaagtgaaatatcGTATTAATCTttctctttgaaaataaaatttatggtggataaaattataattaagattaaatattcaaaacaagataTGAACTattattaagatctgaatcaacatagaataaattattttttatgttaaaaccaaataattaaatctttttattaattatttagcaaaagaatccaattcaattatttcttaaattcatcatatgagtaaattcttattcaagttaaaaacaATCTCAGGGtatataaatttattccataaaacgagtgttagaacacaaagtaaaaatgtagtatattattaagaatcaaaatgctatacaagtgtttgagaaagcacaatcaaagctatatcctaaacaagaacaagctttcaaaactatattataaagagtcgactctggtataacggaattattctttgtagatgcctccggcggAATCGAAATGATATTTCAATGTCATGAATTGCTTGCAagtatcatatcaagaggcatgacattgttagcaataataacaagtggtgtaccaacaacgattttattgtgagaccacccactttagatttgatatacatcttcaaacaacttaaataaccatcacaaatatatcaaagcagagcaattgtgctaaatttataaggaaagcaaaatcgataatatgggatgaagcacttatggctaagtgtcaaacgatcgaaataattgctcggagttctagagatatattggatattaatgaaccatttgtgaaaaattaatggtttgggaggtgatttctgtcaagtagtaccagtagttccaaaatcgacaaatgCCGAGACtttaaaagctagcttgccaaagttatactctGGCCTCAAacgaaaaagattcaactgacaagaaatataaagtaagaatagATCTAGTATCcagtgtcttcttgcttcgtgtcggaaatgaagatcatccaataaaatatgatttggttcttcctgaacacttgattatcaatcccaatggtaatagtagtgcatttaataagagaaatatttctatcattagattttgtgcaaatcgcatgatagaattaaaaaagaatcttagctagcagaaatgaatatgttgatcaactaaataaaaggttgattgcaaagttttataatgaaaacaaaatattttttagtttttgactCAACAGAAAAtaataccaataattactacaaAGAAGactacttaaatactttaataccaaatggtaTTCTcccatacatgtttgttgtcaaattttttatttcttacgtatgttagaGTCAcggtatatataatagactaagttaaaattgatcttccattgtatataggttaattttgaagaaaacatATGTCCGCCAagctactgaaaaacttagatacgctgaatagcttatgtaatagcacacatatggtatatagaagttttgacaataatgtcatagatgcaaaaattatgatattgGCTAATGTGCTACTAAGTATATTCGTATCCCTCAATTCAAATTTCGTCTTACGAAACTAAGGAATATCATTTTAAATTTGtgaataatttttagtatgtttatgttttgcactaataaataaagcataaggacaaacatcataaatattggactatatttaccgcaatatgttttcttgcacgaacaactgtatgttacactttcaagagggatatcaagatcgacaacaagagttctggttaagaCAGAGCAACCAAcgcattaggaggaaacatatacaaaaaaattTTGTCCACAAAAaagtgttcgttaagataccatcatattaaatacttttaaactataatactccctccgtttcaatttatgtgaacccatttgactgggcacggagtttaagaaaagagagaaaacttttaaacttgtggtgtaaaatgaagtacatatattttgtgtggctataaatcattgcataaaggtaaattgtttccaaataaggaaagaggtcattctttttggtacggagtaaaaaggaaataagttcacataaattgaaacggagggagtatataattatctaactaacttGACAAAATTGATcgtttgtgtaagttttgatgatgtcttttttattttaaattcatgtattatgctaatgtaataatgtttttcggcatttagatgattgttgttttattatacataaaatttctctcattaattaaattgtattgttccttcatataaataaatgtttaaatcatcacatgacattattaacgtgcaacgcacgttcatagatactagttgGCTAAAATATCTATTTGATGCGTTCAACTCGCCTGATTGAATGATGCAATGAGATAGCTAAAACTACTTTACATAACAATAAACTTTAGCTTTTCCATAATCATGTGTTAAAATGACAATCATGTGAACTAGGTTTGGTCAGCAATTCTGCAATTTTCTGTTAATATTCatcatggggggggggggaaggttaGCTAGTtgtactaagctcccgctatgtgcgaggtccggggaagggccggaccacaagggtacccagccttaccctgcatttctacaagaggttgtttccacggctcgaacctgtCACCtagtcacatggcaacaactctACCAGTTACGTCAAGGCTCCCCTTACGAGAAAGAAAGATACAAATAAGGAAGAGACTATTCCTCCTTTTTGATTAGTATTGTTGGATCAACTGGagatgtttgtgtgctatagtacTTTAAATATGTTCTTTGTGATCCATGGAGTCAAGAGATCCTTTTTGTAATTATTCTCTTACTTTCTCTTTACTTCAGGATAAATTACTTGAAGCTTTTCTTTAACTGTGCAGGATACTGCAAGGGATATCcttaaaaatgcaccaggtataGTTATCATTGATGATCGTGCAAGTAATCGATTTCCAACCCCACTTGAAGTTTCCAATAAGGATGATGTTGCAGTTGGGAGAGTACGCCGTGATGTTTCCCAAGATGGAGATTATGGGTAAGAATTGGTTTATAGGTAAATGTTATCTCTACTTACTTTGCAGGACCTCAAGGCTAATGTCTTCTTTTATATAGATTGGACATCTTTGTTTGTGGTGATCAAATACGTAAGGGAGCCGCCCTTAATGCCGTCCAGATTGCAGAGATGCTGTTGTAGTTTTGCGATACAGCTTCATTAAAAGAAGTTTTTGCGATACAACACCCGAAGGTTCTATTTTTGCTTGAATGTGAGAGACGTAAAACCTGAAGAAGATAGAGATGGTCGTGTTTTCCTCTAACAGTTACATTTTGCTCATTGGGGTTTGTCAGTTTTCATCTATGTTGATTCATTCtagtttgaagagaaattttgcTTCAGACTCGCTTCCGGGAAACTTTtgttatttataataattgtgtTGGCTGAGGCTGAGCTAATGAGTTGCCAGTAGATGGCTAAGCGATTCTTCCATATTTTACTTTTGTCCTTTATCTTGTTGGTAATAATTATTCTCCCTTTGCGCAATCGGCCCTGGTTGATAATAACCATGTCTTTTTTCACGAGAGTTCAGTGAAGTTGTATCTAAAACCAAGTTCATTGCTTGAGCTGTAAGTTGCTTTAAGAATTCTGTGATTAGTGCAATCATGCAACCAGTTATTCCATTTCATGTTCTCTGATCAAGCAAATCAGAGTTGATTATGTGTTAAAACACCTATCACTTGGGAATCACATTCAACTTATATTATGCAAAAGCAAAACAATCTTGGTTTGATGTCAAAAAGTCACAAGTGACGTTCATCTTGAATTGACATTTTCTTAAAATCACTGCGGCATCTGTAATTTTACTTTTACCAAACCTCAGAAGTCGGGGGGTTTCAATTGGTTTTTGTGGAAACAGCAATTCTAGAAGGGTAGAGGCAGACATAGGACTTGAGATGTTTTTAGTTTTGTCCCTTGCTTGGTTTACGCTTCAGAGCAAGGAGTAGCAGAACTTTACTGTAACTTGCATCAAGTTTTGAATAAAGCCCTTCATTCTGGTCAATTCTTTCAAACAGTTGATCAACTACACTGCTGCCAAAATGATCTGCTATAAGGCACTCAAAAGCTGCTCTAAGATGATCACTATTCTCTTTGGCATTAATTGGCTGATTCTTCGAAACAAATGGATCTGGTGTCTTCATTATCTCAATGCTGAAGCAGTCATTTCTTTCAACTAACTTTACCATCTCATTTGGAGTTGTGATGTAATAAGGCAAGTTGAAGGAGTCCACTTGAGCTTCACTGATTATTCCCTATAACCgcaaaattgtttttttttttcttcaaactgtATAAATTTTGATCATCCAGCTAACAAAATAACCACAGTCTAACTATCAATCCATTAAAATGCACacattttgtttttactataatTGTATGTTATGGTACTGTAATTGTATGGCAATATATATTTCTCTAAGCAAGGAAACTGAACAAAAACAACCTCATTTAGCATAAATATGGTAGTCACAGTTAACAATATATACTTAAGATTTTGGGGAGACCATTAGTAGAGGAATCAAAAGGTCATATTTTACTTAAGTGAATGTTAAATGACTCAGTCAAGTAGTAGTATCAAATATTGATGCAGGATTAAAATCACAATTTTCCATGTTCCTTTGCTAGAAAAAGAGGGAATTAAGGAACTCACATCATTAGCCATATCCATGAGAGCAGAGCCAATGGCATCAAAAGCAAAACCAATCGCGGACTTGGAACGATGAAATCCTTGAGGAATAGCTGGTGTGACAAGTATCAATAACCCTCCAACAACAATCTCTTTAGCTCTGGCATTGAGGAAGTTATTGACATCCTTAGCAAACTGAGCTGCATAAGCTTCAGCTACTTCATCTGATGAAGTTGAATAGAAAATCTTTCCCCTGTTCCATTCCTTGTTTTCTACTTCTATTGGCACTTGTGATAGCCAGCAAAGTGCATAAGAGGCATGCACAATATCAATGGAGGATTCGGGGAATAACCGGCTGTAGAAAGAACCAGGAACACCAGCTGCAAAGTAGTGGTTTTCAGGAGGTAGGGAAGCAAAGAGTGTATTGAAATCGTTTGTGGCAACATCATTGAAGAATACTTGGAATTCAGTAGTAGAGAAGCCTTTTAGTGCATACTTTTTCTGCACTGCTTCTATTAAATTTTGTACTGCAATGTAGGTGTTAGGACCAATTGAACAGCCTAAATCTGCTATTCTAATTGTGCTTGAAGTGTTGGAGATGTCGAGTAACTTGCTTATTGCCTCGTTCACTGCTTCT is drawn from Nicotiana tabacum cultivar K326 chromosome 9, ASM71507v2, whole genome shotgun sequence and contains these coding sequences:
- the LOC107813245 gene encoding loganic acid O-methyltransferase-like, which translates into the protein MADSKASSLLKPLPMKGGDGTYSYSKNSTYQREGLMVTKEAVNEAISKLLDISNTSSTIRIADLGCSIGPNTYIAVQNLIEAVQKKYALKGFSTTEFQVFFNDVATNDFNTLFASLPPENHYFAAGVPGSFYSRLFPESSIDIVHASYALCWLSQVPIEVENKEWNRGKIFYSTSSDEVAEAYAAQFAKDVNNFLNARAKEIVVGGLLILVTPAIPQGFHRSKSAIGFAFDAIGSALMDMANDGIISEAQVDSFNLPYYITTPNEMVKLVERNDCFSIEIMKTPDPFVSKNQPINAKENSDHLRAAFECLIADHFGSSVVDQLFERIDQNEGLYSKLDASYSKVLLLLALKRKPSKGQN